In a single window of the Desulfovibrio mangrovi genome:
- a CDS encoding HD-GYP domain-containing protein: MKHLYHVRSKQPEAARHLGSKTAHKTENAFPVTLPCSQHCDDAVSRSLHQFAESLGNAIDAKDPNTSCHSEEVAVVAQAIGQKLGLTCHEADILHIAGHLHDIGKIGVPDRVLQKQGPLDEEEMHLIRQHPAIGANIVQPVQAFSKMTGIQAMILHHHERYDGKGYPYGLAGNAIPRGARIIAVADSLSAMLQNRPYRKAMSFDEAMEELRQCSGYQFDPLVVQAALATRQHIHDLTAMLKDSDHAAACLTMPL, from the coding sequence ATGAAACATCTATACCACGTTCGCTCCAAGCAGCCTGAAGCCGCCAGACATCTCGGGAGCAAGACAGCTCACAAAACAGAGAATGCCTTTCCGGTAACACTCCCCTGCTCCCAACATTGCGACGACGCAGTCAGCCGGTCTCTGCACCAGTTTGCGGAATCTCTCGGAAACGCCATTGACGCCAAAGACCCGAACACAAGCTGCCATTCCGAAGAAGTTGCCGTAGTCGCACAGGCCATAGGCCAAAAGCTCGGTCTGACATGCCATGAAGCTGACATTCTGCATATCGCCGGCCACTTGCACGACATAGGCAAAATCGGTGTACCTGACAGGGTACTCCAGAAACAGGGCCCCCTGGACGAAGAGGAAATGCATCTCATCCGGCAGCACCCGGCCATCGGAGCCAACATCGTACAGCCGGTACAGGCCTTTTCCAAAATGACGGGCATTCAGGCCATGATTCTGCACCACCATGAACGCTATGACGGCAAGGGCTACCCGTACGGCTTGGCGGGCAACGCCATACCCCGGGGAGCGCGCATTATTGCCGTAGCGGATTCACTTTCCGCCATGCTCCAGAACAGACCATATCGCAAGGCCATGAGCTTTGATGAAGCCATGGAAGAACTCAGGCAATGCTCCGGCTACCAATTCGACCCGCTGGTGGTTCAGGCGGCCCTCGCAACTCGGCAGCACATACACGACCTGACCGCAATGCTCAAAGACAGCGACCATGCCGCTGCATGCCTCACAATGCCCCTGTAA
- a CDS encoding cell envelope integrity protein TolA, which translates to MRFISTLLSVCLHLSLVLAVIYWPASSTKVRLDVPVYQVKLVALSGKRPVGKVAPGSKVAGPVVSPKPEPSPSPAPTPVPAPTPAPAPAPAPKPQPTAKPVPAPKPEPKPDATPISPKKAAVPEAPKVAEKPKPKDEKKEKAEKKPEPDKKAKPAPQKSADDILREALADTSKSVKQTEKQRAAAGQQQLSKELAALQEAVSQNKALQDALAEAGEEGIEGPPSDGVVGSIEDLYAIAVQAIVKKNWRFPHMATRDQLVASVRIYLSPDGEILDSKIVASSGRADFDASTLRAVKDTQILPKPPSPDISEITINFNSHE; encoded by the coding sequence ATGCGCTTTATCAGCACGCTGCTCTCCGTCTGTCTGCACCTTTCGCTTGTGCTGGCCGTTATCTACTGGCCTGCCAGCTCTACCAAGGTGCGGCTGGACGTTCCCGTATATCAGGTAAAACTGGTCGCGTTGTCCGGCAAGCGTCCGGTGGGCAAGGTCGCCCCCGGCAGCAAGGTCGCCGGACCAGTGGTCAGCCCCAAGCCTGAACCCAGCCCCAGCCCGGCTCCGACACCAGTGCCGGCGCCAACTCCGGCCCCGGCCCCGGCTCCGGCTCCAAAGCCGCAACCGACTGCCAAGCCCGTTCCGGCCCCCAAACCCGAGCCCAAGCCCGACGCTACCCCTATCAGCCCCAAAAAGGCTGCCGTGCCGGAAGCACCCAAGGTAGCGGAAAAGCCCAAGCCCAAGGATGAGAAGAAGGAAAAGGCCGAGAAGAAACCTGAACCAGACAAGAAGGCCAAGCCCGCGCCGCAGAAGTCTGCTGATGACATTCTGCGTGAAGCGCTGGCAGACACCTCCAAGTCGGTAAAGCAGACTGAAAAACAACGCGCAGCAGCAGGCCAGCAGCAGCTCAGCAAGGAGCTGGCTGCATTGCAGGAGGCCGTTTCGCAGAACAAGGCCCTGCAGGATGCGCTGGCCGAGGCGGGCGAAGAGGGTATTGAAGGCCCCCCCTCCGACGGTGTTGTCGGCAGCATAGAAGACCTCTATGCCATTGCCGTTCAGGCCATCGTGAAGAAGAACTGGCGGTTCCCGCACATGGCGACCCGCGACCAGCTTGTCGCCAGCGTACGAATATATCTGTCTCCTGATGGAGAAATTCTGGATTCAAAAATCGTAGCGTCTTCAGGGCGCGCCGATTTCGACGCATCCACCCTGCGGGCAGTGAAGGATACCCAGATACTCCCAAAGCCGCCGTCACCGGACATTTCGGAAATAACGATCAACTTCAACAGCCACGAATAG
- a CDS encoding TolC family outer membrane protein, which produces MAILLSLGVLVMPAMAGETTLRDTVLATLKQHPYLQSMEKTKDAAAEDYKQARGGYFPKLDAFAQYGAEAYSDATTRRAQRDSHVTDRMDASLTATQLLWDGHGTEGRVDAAQAAMRSAESQFVDVSDTLGLDAVIAHVSVYRQQLLLALAQDNVTEHQDILASMEERERAGGGSLADVTQTRGRLARAMTTLSATRNDLNVATANYFRMTGMAPEALAVAELPGSVPANVDKAATDTLNNNPKLSALMAEVDRAVQVVVQNESNYYPEFNLKASSGFTQNADSSETYTKKEQLMVTMDWNLFNGGSDVAGVQAAKSRKLAAELSLRDMRESLMESVAASWSQYEAAREQVKLYEEAVEYNRQTRDMYSQQFTVGQRSLLDVLDAENELFNTQGQLITAQLNVVIGGYRLITLSGNILPALEIDKAEFAQKAM; this is translated from the coding sequence ATGGCAATCCTTTTGAGCCTCGGCGTGCTGGTTATGCCCGCCATGGCCGGGGAAACAACACTTCGCGATACCGTTTTGGCAACGCTGAAGCAGCACCCCTACCTGCAGTCAATGGAGAAGACCAAGGACGCCGCGGCAGAGGACTACAAGCAAGCCCGGGGCGGTTACTTCCCGAAGCTTGATGCTTTCGCTCAATACGGCGCAGAGGCATACAGCGATGCTACCACCCGCCGGGCACAGCGTGATTCGCATGTGACGGACCGGATGGATGCAAGCCTTACGGCTACCCAGTTGCTGTGGGATGGTCATGGAACTGAAGGTCGTGTGGATGCCGCGCAGGCCGCCATGCGTTCTGCCGAAAGCCAGTTTGTGGACGTTTCGGACACCCTCGGGCTTGATGCTGTCATCGCGCATGTTTCCGTCTACCGTCAGCAGTTGCTGCTGGCTTTGGCTCAGGACAATGTGACCGAGCATCAGGACATTCTTGCTTCCATGGAAGAACGTGAACGCGCCGGTGGAGGCAGCCTTGCAGACGTGACCCAGACCCGCGGTCGTCTTGCACGCGCCATGACTACGCTTTCCGCTACCAGAAACGATCTGAATGTCGCTACGGCCAACTATTTCCGCATGACTGGCATGGCGCCCGAAGCGCTTGCAGTTGCCGAGCTGCCTGGTTCCGTTCCGGCGAATGTGGACAAGGCGGCCACTGACACCCTGAACAATAACCCCAAGCTGTCCGCGCTGATGGCGGAAGTGGACAGGGCCGTTCAGGTGGTTGTGCAGAACGAGTCCAACTACTACCCCGAATTCAATCTCAAGGCCTCTTCCGGCTTCACCCAGAATGCTGATTCTTCTGAGACCTACACCAAGAAGGAACAGCTCATGGTGACCATGGACTGGAACCTCTTCAATGGTGGTTCCGATGTGGCCGGTGTGCAGGCTGCCAAGTCGCGCAAGCTTGCTGCAGAGCTGAGCCTCCGTGATATGCGTGAATCCCTGATGGAAAGCGTGGCTGCAAGCTGGAGCCAGTACGAGGCTGCCCGTGAGCAGGTGAAGCTGTATGAGGAAGCGGTTGAGTACAACCGTCAGACTCGTGACATGTACTCACAGCAGTTCACTGTCGGACAGCGCAGCCTGCTGGACGTGCTGGATGCCGAAAACGAACTGTTCAACACGCAGGGCCAGCTCATCACCGCGCAGCTTAATGTGGTGATCGGCGGCTATCGTCTTATTACCCTGAGCGGCAACATTCTTCCCGCGCTGGAGATTGATAAGGCTGAATTCGCGCAGAAGGCTATGTAG
- a CDS encoding translocation protein TolB — protein MKQLRTTLLVIVTLALTMLQAHARSLEVDIYGPGQAALNLTTTEPLGTAGAAGPIIPAPPMGGELKSLIDRNLYFLPFINIVEGSAILGGNKPAGYKTPDVDMRRYQLAGVDLIVTAGWPTPVPGKAPSVELRVYEVLSGKLVLGKAYYDITPEILPRVADRFCADFMKALTGRGDFFLSTLAFVKKAGKRQKDIWSVHPTGRDMRQLTKLPGLSLSPSWSPDGRYIIFSHISDRYHSLGVWDRLTRRVQHIKFPGNTIIGPTFLPNNKVAVSLASGGNPDIYLLNHVFKKESTLVENWAIDVSPSFDATGTKMAYVSSRRGNPHIFLKNLKTGSDERVTREGNYNTSPSISPDGELVAFSRMINGGHRIFVMDLVTGREKQVTFGPGTDEMPSFAPDGYFLAFSSTRSGQNKIYLTTRHGGEPRQVPTGDGEASMPTWGFVPE, from the coding sequence ATGAAACAACTCAGAACGACCCTTCTCGTTATCGTGACCCTTGCCCTCACGATGCTGCAGGCCCATGCACGCTCTCTGGAAGTGGATATCTACGGACCGGGTCAGGCTGCTCTGAATCTGACCACCACAGAACCGCTCGGCACCGCCGGTGCCGCCGGCCCCATTATTCCAGCCCCCCCCATGGGGGGAGAACTGAAGTCTCTCATCGACCGCAACCTGTATTTCCTTCCCTTCATCAATATTGTGGAAGGTTCTGCCATACTCGGCGGCAACAAGCCCGCCGGTTACAAAACGCCTGATGTGGATATGCGCCGCTACCAGCTCGCAGGCGTGGACCTCATCGTCACCGCAGGCTGGCCCACCCCGGTTCCGGGCAAAGCCCCCAGCGTGGAGCTTCGCGTCTACGAAGTGCTTTCCGGCAAGCTGGTACTGGGCAAGGCCTACTACGACATAACACCCGAGATTCTGCCCCGCGTGGCAGACCGCTTCTGCGCCGATTTCATGAAGGCACTGACCGGACGCGGCGACTTCTTCCTCTCCACCCTCGCCTTCGTGAAAAAGGCGGGCAAGAGGCAGAAGGACATCTGGTCCGTTCATCCCACCGGCCGCGACATGCGTCAGCTCACCAAGCTGCCCGGCCTCAGCCTGTCGCCCTCATGGTCGCCTGATGGCCGCTACATCATCTTCAGTCACATTAGTGACCGTTATCACTCTCTGGGTGTATGGGACCGCCTGACCCGCCGCGTGCAGCATATCAAGTTCCCCGGCAACACCATCATCGGCCCCACCTTCCTGCCCAACAACAAGGTTGCGGTAAGCCTCGCCTCCGGCGGCAACCCTGACATCTATCTGCTGAACCACGTCTTCAAGAAGGAATCCACGCTGGTTGAAAACTGGGCCATTGACGTTTCCCCCTCCTTCGATGCCACGGGCACCAAGATGGCTTACGTCTCCAGCCGCAGAGGCAACCCGCACATCTTCCTCAAGAACCTGAAGACCGGCAGCGATGAACGCGTTACCCGCGAAGGCAACTATAACACCAGCCCTTCCATCTCACCCGATGGTGAGCTTGTGGCCTTTTCCCGCATGATCAACGGCGGTCACCGCATCTTTGTCATGGACCTTGTGACCGGAAGGGAAAAGCAGGTGACCTTCGGCCCCGGCACCGATGAAATGCCCTCCTTTGCACCCGACGGCTATTTCCTCGCTTTCTCATCCACCAGATCCGGTCAGAACAAGATCTACCTGACTACCCGCCACGGCGGAGAACCCCGGCAGGTGCCCACCGGAGACGGTGAAGCATCCATGCCCACGTGGGGTTTTGTACCAGAATAA
- the tolQ gene encoding protein TolQ, whose amino-acid sequence MGDSNIFMLLWQATFVVKCVLALLVIMSIVSWSLMFQKWFHLSSARTKAAKGLADFQAAKDLREAVQALGSDTTSPVYSVAQEGVAEYNRLRELGSNADILADNVRRALRQGVSMQTSQMGASLSFLATCANAAPFIGLFGTVWGIMHSFHSIGQMKTATLAAVAPGISEALVATAIGLGVAIPATMGYNLFLGMLNSIEVQLVNFAGAFLNRVQRELGATRPASQTVARIPGEKR is encoded by the coding sequence ATGGGTGACTCGAATATTTTCATGCTGCTGTGGCAGGCAACGTTCGTTGTAAAATGCGTCCTTGCCCTGCTTGTCATCATGTCCATCGTCAGCTGGTCCCTGATGTTTCAGAAGTGGTTCCACCTCAGTTCTGCCCGCACCAAGGCAGCCAAAGGGCTTGCAGACTTCCAGGCCGCAAAGGATCTCCGTGAGGCGGTACAGGCACTCGGCAGCGACACCACCTCGCCCGTGTACAGCGTCGCACAGGAGGGCGTGGCAGAATACAACCGCCTGCGGGAACTCGGCAGCAACGCCGACATTCTTGCGGACAACGTACGCCGTGCCCTGCGTCAGGGGGTGAGCATGCAAACCTCCCAGATGGGTGCCTCCCTCTCCTTCCTTGCCACCTGCGCAAACGCAGCCCCCTTTATCGGCCTCTTCGGTACAGTCTGGGGTATCATGCATTCCTTCCACTCCATCGGCCAGATGAAAACCGCCACCCTTGCCGCCGTTGCCCCCGGCATTTCCGAAGCCCTTGTCGCCACGGCCATCGGCCTTGGCGTGGCCATCCCCGCCACCATGGGCTACAACCTCTTCCTCGGCATGCTTAACAGCATCGAGGTACAGCTGGTTAACTTTGCCGGTGCATTCCTGAACCGCGTACAGCGCGAACTGGGCGCCACGCGTCCTGCTTCCCAGACCGTCGCCCGCATTCCCGGCGAGAAGCGCTAG
- a CDS encoding SOS response-associated peptidase, with amino-acid sequence MCGRFALGIPKKRLEELVSAPIPEEYQPSWNIAPTRSVLIVQNDQASLIPWGLATSSKVPNRSSGTKNRALSRSTLIINARSESAFERPLFSGAMRSARCLVPAEAFYEWQRLPSGTRLPSAFAARNTPLTFLGGLLLPTDFPLKSPDNLQTILRLIILTTTANSSISPMHDRMPVILSPEAHAAWLDAATPQNTIRQLCLPLPAETMNRWPVSTEVNSVATDSPHLLQPVSRKQEQPLSLF; translated from the coding sequence ATGTGCGGACGCTTTGCCTTGGGCATACCCAAGAAACGGCTTGAAGAGCTTGTATCGGCTCCCATCCCTGAGGAGTACCAGCCCTCATGGAACATCGCCCCCACCCGTTCTGTTTTGATAGTACAGAACGACCAGGCGTCCCTGATACCTTGGGGACTCGCAACGTCCAGCAAAGTTCCAAACCGATCATCAGGGACCAAGAACAGAGCACTTTCCCGCTCCACGTTAATCATCAACGCCAGATCCGAGTCCGCCTTTGAGCGCCCCCTCTTTTCAGGAGCCATGCGCTCGGCCCGTTGTCTGGTACCTGCAGAAGCCTTTTATGAATGGCAGCGCCTGCCTTCCGGCACGCGCCTTCCCTCCGCATTTGCCGCCAGAAACACACCTCTGACCTTCCTCGGCGGCTTGCTTCTACCCACAGACTTCCCCCTCAAATCGCCTGACAACCTCCAAACCATCCTGCGCCTCATCATCCTCACCACAACGGCAAACAGCAGCATCAGCCCCATGCACGACCGCATGCCGGTAATTCTGTCTCCAGAAGCCCACGCCGCATGGCTGGATGCTGCGACCCCACAGAATACCATTCGTCAGCTCTGCCTCCCCTTACCGGCTGAAACCATGAACAGATGGCCTGTCTCCACCGAGGTTAACAGCGTGGCCACAGACAGCCCGCACCTGCTCCAGCCTGTTTCACGAAAGCAGGAGCAACCTCTCTCCTTGTTCTAA
- the pal gene encoding peptidoglycan-associated lipoprotein Pal: protein MRNMKRIGLALFMVLVLAMSFGCAKKQVATTPEQAPAVEQAPVETVDSGAMTAEQELAEALSKARMVITDELVYFDFDKFDIKADYRDSLKNKAAVMKKFPQLRVLVEGHCDERGTEEYNLALGERRARAVKEYLMVLGVSASQIEVVSFGEERPAVEGKGEAVWSKNRRAEFKIIK, encoded by the coding sequence ATGCGCAACATGAAACGGATCGGGCTGGCACTGTTTATGGTATTGGTTTTGGCTATGAGCTTCGGCTGTGCCAAGAAGCAGGTAGCTACCACCCCTGAACAGGCTCCGGCCGTAGAACAGGCTCCGGTGGAAACTGTAGATTCCGGTGCTATGACCGCTGAGCAGGAGCTTGCAGAAGCTCTGAGCAAGGCCCGCATGGTTATCACCGACGAACTGGTATACTTTGATTTCGACAAGTTCGACATCAAGGCTGACTACCGTGACTCTCTGAAGAACAAGGCCGCCGTCATGAAGAAGTTCCCCCAGCTGCGCGTGCTGGTGGAAGGTCATTGTGACGAACGTGGCACTGAAGAATACAACCTTGCATTGGGTGAGCGCCGCGCTCGCGCCGTTAAGGAATACCTGATGGTGCTCGGCGTTTCCGCTTCCCAGATCGAAGTGGTATCTTTCGGTGAAGAACGTCCTGCCGTTGAAGGCAAGGGCGAGGCCGTGTGGTCCAAGAACCGCCGCGCCGAATTCAAGATCATCAAGTAG
- the tolR gene encoding protein TolR, which yields MGVSLGSGKGFVAEINVTPFVDVMLVLLIIFMVTAPLMTQGLEVDLPQTQTVEVLPTDSEHLVMTIRRDGAMFLDEYPVTFEDLEGHITRLVKEQRKQLFLRADREVPYGVVVQAMGHIKAAGITNLGVVAEQPDEPKEQKKK from the coding sequence ATGGGAGTTTCTCTCGGAAGCGGCAAAGGGTTCGTGGCGGAAATAAACGTCACCCCCTTCGTAGACGTCATGCTGGTGCTGCTGATCATCTTCATGGTCACGGCTCCGCTCATGACGCAGGGACTTGAAGTGGACCTGCCTCAGACCCAGACCGTGGAAGTGCTGCCTACTGACAGTGAACATCTTGTCATGACCATCCGCCGTGACGGCGCCATGTTCCTTGACGAATATCCTGTCACCTTCGAAGACTTGGAAGGCCACATCACCAGACTGGTCAAGGAACAGAGGAAACAGCTCTTCCTGCGCGCAGACAGGGAGGTGCCCTACGGTGTCGTGGTGCAGGCCATGGGTCACATCAAGGCCGCAGGCATTACCAATCTTGGCGTGGTCGCGGAACAACCCGACGAACCCAAGGAACAGAAGAAGAAATAA
- a CDS encoding bifunctional riboflavin kinase/FAD synthetase, whose amino-acid sequence MEIARELQEISIDLSRGCCVTIGNFDGVHNGHRKLIRRTMEKAAKLGLPSVVVTFCPHPLKVLAGAHAAPLITDYEKKLDLFEALGVDLVLMLEFTKTLAAMEPEQFVREVLVDALHMKELVVGYDYSFGKGRKGNFALLSELGTKYGYGTERLDPVIIDGAIVSSTRIRDMIKAGRVWYVRPLMDRFYVIRGSVVRGMDRGGRLLGFPTANMRVKDELYPMPGVYATWAELDGKVYKAVTNIGTNPTFGNDEISVETFIMDFKQDIYGWELRLNFVTRLRDEKKFGSVEELVAQITKDIALARQILETPEAQL is encoded by the coding sequence ATGGAAATCGCACGAGAATTACAGGAAATTTCCATAGATCTTTCACGGGGCTGTTGTGTCACCATCGGCAACTTTGACGGTGTGCATAACGGTCACCGTAAGCTTATACGCCGCACCATGGAAAAAGCGGCCAAGCTGGGCCTGCCCAGTGTTGTCGTTACGTTCTGCCCTCATCCTCTCAAAGTGCTGGCCGGAGCGCATGCTGCTCCCCTTATTACGGACTACGAGAAGAAGCTGGACCTCTTTGAGGCGTTAGGTGTTGATCTGGTTCTCATGCTGGAGTTCACCAAGACTCTGGCAGCCATGGAGCCTGAGCAGTTCGTGCGCGAGGTGCTGGTTGATGCCCTGCACATGAAAGAGTTGGTTGTCGGATACGACTACTCTTTCGGTAAAGGCCGTAAGGGTAACTTTGCACTCCTCTCAGAACTGGGCACCAAGTACGGGTACGGAACGGAACGTCTTGATCCCGTGATCATAGACGGGGCCATTGTCAGCTCCACGCGCATTCGCGATATGATCAAGGCCGGACGAGTGTGGTATGTGCGCCCGCTTATGGACCGGTTTTACGTCATCCGAGGCTCCGTGGTTCGTGGTATGGATCGCGGGGGCAGGCTGCTCGGTTTCCCCACCGCCAATATGCGGGTGAAGGATGAGCTTTATCCCATGCCCGGCGTCTATGCCACGTGGGCCGAACTGGACGGCAAGGTCTACAAGGCCGTCACCAACATCGGCACCAATCCCACCTTCGGCAATGATGAGATAAGCGTGGAAACCTTCATCATGGATTTCAAGCAGGATATCTATGGGTGGGAGCTGCGCCTCAATTTTGTGACCCGTTTGCGGGATGAGAAGAAATTTGGCAGTGTCGAAGAGTTGGTGGCGCAGATAACCAAGGATATCGCTCTGGCTCGGCAGATTCTGGAGACGCCGGAAGCGCAGCTCTAG
- a CDS encoding NAD(P)-dependent oxidoreductase, translating into MELKTVGWIGTGVMGRSMCGHLIKAGYAANVYNRSPEKAADLVAAGAKLCATPAEVAAGSDVVFTIVGFPNDVEEVYFGPAGIISNARKGTVLVDMTTSKPALAQAIAKEAEAHGLDALDAPVSGGDLGARNAALAIMVGGQQAVYDRVLPLFNAMGKTIQLMGPAGAGQHTKMCNQILIAGTMIGVVESLLYAARAGMDHDAVIDIIGSGAASSWSINNLGRRIAKGDYDPGFYIKHFIKDMGIALEEARAMHLALPGLSLVHQLYVAAQAQGLENLGTQGLYKACLAVNGLS; encoded by the coding sequence ATGGAATTGAAGACAGTGGGCTGGATAGGAACCGGTGTCATGGGAAGGTCCATGTGCGGGCATTTGATCAAGGCCGGCTATGCCGCCAACGTGTACAATCGTTCGCCTGAAAAGGCGGCTGACCTTGTGGCGGCCGGAGCCAAGCTTTGCGCAACTCCTGCCGAGGTTGCTGCCGGTAGTGACGTGGTGTTTACCATCGTGGGCTTTCCCAACGATGTGGAGGAGGTCTACTTCGGGCCTGCAGGCATTATCAGCAATGCCCGCAAAGGAACGGTGCTGGTGGATATGACGACATCCAAGCCTGCTTTGGCTCAGGCCATTGCCAAAGAGGCAGAAGCGCATGGGCTGGATGCGTTGGACGCGCCTGTTTCCGGCGGGGATCTCGGGGCGAGAAACGCTGCGTTGGCCATTATGGTCGGGGGCCAGCAGGCCGTGTACGACCGGGTGCTGCCGCTATTTAACGCCATGGGCAAGACCATCCAGCTGATGGGGCCAGCCGGGGCTGGTCAGCATACCAAGATGTGTAACCAGATCCTCATCGCAGGCACCATGATTGGTGTGGTGGAATCCCTGCTCTATGCCGCTCGGGCCGGAATGGACCATGATGCCGTTATCGACATCATCGGCAGTGGGGCGGCCAGTTCATGGTCTATCAATAACCTTGGTCGGCGCATTGCCAAGGGCGACTATGATCCCGGCTTTTATATCAAGCATTTCATCAAGGACATGGGCATAGCGTTGGAAGAGGCCCGCGCCATGCATCTGGCTCTGCCCGGTCTTTCTCTTGTGCACCAGTTGTATGTTGCTGCGCAGGCGCAGGGGCTGGAGAATCTGGGGACGCAAGGTCTCTATAAGGCCTGTCTGGCTGTTAACGGTCTTTCATAA
- a CDS encoding chloride channel protein produces the protein MSSPLKRLWREYLILYRNVTYVRMLVIGILLGVLTGIASVLFFLGIEYFKHLIQGQWAGLSLPAPAGESMFHGHGGEHYRPWIIPLSCLAVGLITGWLVERFLPQSISGMTDGTDAMIKAFHKDKGVINPRAPIIKGITSIFTIASGGSAGREGPISQIGAGLGSWLADRLGLSIKERRILMLTGAAGGLGAVFRAPLGGALTAIEVIYKEDFESEAIVPAVISSVVAYSIFTFAFGTAPMFGIPQFSFSNIFELPFYVILAFACAFTGWMYVRTFQFLKYSVFEKMRARVGIMWTMAAGGLIMGMFGMMYPKVISGGYGWLEQAILGELTVTTMIVVVLAKTLATSITLGSGMSGGMFAPALFVGGMTGGVVGFSAHKFYPDVVTQPGGYVMVGMAAFFAGVANAPIGPLVMVCELTQGYGLLAPLMLASAICLVVNRKTSLYENQLENKFESPAHINDATINILEKLHVHEFFQRGRVTILEESITLKALTDIIAGTNEFFFPVKNHEGEITGILSLNDVRNLLYEECLFDLVIVGELARPPVTLEENDDLYTALLKFVDSDLGQIPVIKDDDPHTILGLINRADVFRAYTTHLKVIQAEE, from the coding sequence ATGTCCAGTCCTCTGAAGCGCCTCTGGAGGGAGTACCTCATCCTGTATCGCAACGTCACGTATGTGCGTATGCTGGTCATCGGTATCCTTCTCGGGGTGCTCACAGGTATCGCCTCTGTTCTGTTCTTCCTTGGCATAGAATACTTCAAGCATCTTATTCAGGGGCAGTGGGCCGGACTGAGTCTGCCTGCTCCGGCGGGTGAGTCCATGTTTCACGGGCATGGTGGAGAACACTATCGTCCCTGGATCATCCCGCTTTCCTGTCTTGCTGTCGGTCTTATTACCGGTTGGCTTGTGGAGCGTTTTCTGCCGCAATCCATATCCGGCATGACTGACGGCACGGATGCCATGATCAAGGCCTTTCACAAGGACAAGGGGGTTATCAACCCCCGTGCGCCTATCATCAAGGGTATAACCTCTATCTTTACCATTGCGTCCGGTGGTTCCGCAGGGCGCGAGGGCCCCATTTCGCAGATCGGCGCTGGTCTCGGTTCCTGGCTGGCCGACCGCTTGGGGCTTTCCATCAAGGAACGTCGCATTCTTATGCTCACCGGCGCTGCCGGCGGGCTTGGTGCTGTTTTTCGTGCCCCTCTCGGTGGTGCGTTGACAGCCATCGAGGTGATCTACAAGGAAGATTTTGAATCCGAAGCAATTGTGCCCGCGGTCATTTCATCCGTTGTGGCCTATTCGATCTTTACCTTCGCCTTCGGCACCGCGCCCATGTTTGGCATTCCCCAGTTTTCGTTCAGCAACATATTCGAGTTGCCGTTCTATGTGATTCTGGCCTTTGCCTGTGCCTTCACCGGCTGGATGTATGTGCGCACCTTTCAGTTCCTGAAGTATTCCGTGTTCGAGAAAATGCGTGCCCGGGTGGGCATCATGTGGACCATGGCTGCAGGCGGTCTGATCATGGGCATGTTCGGCATGATGTATCCCAAGGTGATTTCTGGCGGATACGGATGGCTTGAGCAAGCCATTCTGGGCGAGCTGACCGTGACCACCATGATTGTGGTGGTGCTGGCCAAGACCTTGGCCACTTCCATTACATTAGGCTCCGGCATGAGCGGCGGCATGTTTGCCCCTGCTTTGTTTGTGGGCGGCATGACCGGCGGAGTGGTGGGCTTCAGTGCCCACAAGTTCTATCCGGATGTCGTTACCCAGCCGGGGGGCTACGTGATGGTGGGCATGGCTGCCTTTTTTGCCGGAGTCGCCAATGCGCCCATCGGTCCGCTGGTCATGGTGTGTGAGCTGACGCAGGGCTATGGCCTGCTGGCACCGCTCATGCTTGCCTCGGCCATCTGTCTGGTGGTGAACCGCAAAACCTCGCTGTATGAGAATCAGCTTGAGAACAAGTTTGAGTCTCCGGCGCACATCAACGATGCCACCATCAATATTCTCGAAAAGCTGCACGTTCACGAATTCTTCCAGCGCGGGCGCGTGACTATTCTGGAGGAATCCATCACGCTCAAGGCGTTGACGGACATTATTGCGGGTACCAACGAGTTCTTCTTCCCCGTCAAGAATCACGAGGGCGAGATTACGGGTATTCTGTCGCTGAACGATGTGCGCAACCTGCTCTATGAGGAATGTCTGTTTGACCTGGTCATCGTGGGCGAACTTGCCCGTCCGCCGGTCACGCTTGAAGAGAATGACGATCTCTATACAGCCCTGCTCAAGTTCGTGGACAGTGATCTTGGTCAGATACCGGTCATCAAGGACGATGATCCGCATACCATTCTCGGTCTTATCAACAGGGCAGACGTGTTCCGTGCCTACACCACGCATCTGAAGGTCATTCAGGCTGAAGAATAG